A region from the Toxotes jaculatrix isolate fToxJac2 chromosome 2, fToxJac2.pri, whole genome shotgun sequence genome encodes:
- the LOC121188119 gene encoding glucose-6-phosphate 1-dehydrogenase, with protein sequence MANIPLSRSEVFGELRKELHEDEKFHQSDVHIFIIMGASGDLAKKKIYPTLWWLFRDGLLPEQTYFVGFARSDLTVDAIRTSCMPYMKVMDTEAERLSAFFSRNTYISGKYADEASFSKLNTHILSLPGGTEANRLFYLALPPTVYHDVTKNIKHQCMSTKGWNRVIVEKPFGRDLQSSEELSTHLSSLFTEEQIYRIDHYLGKEMVQNLMVLRFGNRIFGPIWNRDSVACVVLTFKEPFGTQGRGGYFDDFGIIRDVMQNHLLQMLCLVAMEKPASTSSDDVRDEKVKVLKCIAPLSLSDVVLGQYVGDPEGEGDAKLGYLDDPTVPKGSTQATFATAVLYVQNERWDGVPFILRCGKALNERKAEVRLQFTDVPGDIFGSQCRRNELVVRVQPNEAIYAKMMSKKPGVYFSPEETELDLTYKSRYKDVKLPDAYERLILDVFCGSQMHFVRSDELREAWRIFTPLLHQIDKEKPKPIPYKYGSRGPTEADELSKKVGFRYEGTYKWVNPHRL encoded by the exons GGGGATCTGGCAAAGAAGAAAATCTACCCAACACTCTG GTGGTTGTTCAGAGATGGCCTCCTTCCTGAGCAGACGTATTTTGTGGGCTTTGCTCGCTCTGACTTGACAGTTGATGCGATCCGGACTTCTTGCATGCCATACATGAAG GTGATGGATACAGAAGCAGAGCGGCTGTCCGCCTTCTTCAGCAGGAACACATATATAAGTGGGAAATATGCTGATGAGGCTTCCTTCTCcaaactcaacacacacatcctttcTCTGCCCGGAGGAACCGAGGCAAACCGTCTCTTCTACCTGGCCCTGCCACCCACCGTCTACCACGATGTTACCAAGAACATCAAGCACCAGTGTATGAGCACAAA AGGCTGGAACAGAGTGATTGTGGAGAAGCCGTTTGGACGTGACCTTCAGAGCTCCGAAGAGCTGTCCACTCACCTGTCCTCCCTCTTCACTGAAGAACAGATCTACCGTATAGATCACTACCTGGGCAAAGAAATGGTGCAGAACCTCATGGTGCTCAG GTTTGGCAACCGAATCTTTGGGCCGATCTGGAACAGGGACAGTGTTGCCTGTGTTGTCCTCACCTTTAAAGAACCATTTGGCACTCAGGGACGAGGAGGCTACTTTGATGATTTTGGCATCATCcg AGATGTCATGCAAAACCACTTGCTCCAGATGCTTTGCCTGGTTGCCATGGAGAAACCAGCTTCCACCAGTTCAGATGATGTCAGGGATGAAAAG GTCAAGGTGCTGAAGTGCATCGCTCCATTGTCCTTGTCAGACGTGGTGCTGGGTCAGTATGTTGGGGATCCAGAAGGTGAGGGAGACGCCAAACTGGGTTACCTTGATGATCCCACAGTTCCTAAAGGATCAACTCAGGCCACCTTTGCCACCGCTGTGCTCTATGTGCAAAATGAACGCTGGGATG GCGTTCCTTTCATCCTTCGCTGTGGAAAAGCTCTGAATGAGAGGAAAGCTGAGGTGCGGCTTCAGTTCACAGATGTCCCAGGAGACATTTTTGGAAGTCAGTGTCGCAGGAATGAGCTGGTGGTGCGTGTACAGCCCAATGAAGCCATCTACGCCAAGATGATGAGCAAGAAACCTGGTGTTTACTTCAGCCCTGAGGAAACTGAGCTGGACCTCACCTACAAGAGTCGATACAAG GACGTCAAGCTTCCAGACGCTTACGAGCGTCTCATCCTGGATGTCTTCTGTGGGAGTCAGATGCACTTTGTACGCAG CGATGAACTACGGGAAGCATGGAGGATCTTCACGCCTCTCCTTCATCAGATAGACAAAGAGAAGCCGAAACCTATTCCATACAAATATGGAAG ccGTGGCCCAACAGAAGCAGACGAACTTTCAAAGAAAGTTGGATTCCGCTACGAAGGCACTTACAAATGGGTCAACCCTCACAGACTGTGA
- the LOC121188136 gene encoding glycerol-3-phosphate dehydrogenase [NAD(+)], cytoplasmic: protein MAAPKKVCIVGSGNWGSAIAKIVGANAAQNSKFDSTVKMWVFEETVNGRKLTEIINTEHENVKYLPGHKLPANVLAVPDLVEASSDADIIVFVIPHQFIGRVCDTMKDKIKSDALGISLIKGVDEGPDGLKLISDVIQEKLGITMSVLMGANIANEVADEKFCETTIGCKNKNHGALLKELMQTNNFRVTVVEEYDVVEICGALKNIVAVGAGFCDGLGFGDNTKAAVIRLGLMEMIAFARIFCTAGPVSSATFLESCGVADLITTCYGGRNRKVAEAFVKTGKSIEELEKEMLNGQKLQGPATAAEVYLILKHKNLIDKFPLFNAVYQICYQGHPVTEFISCLQNHPEHM from the exons ATGGCAGCTCCGAAGAAAGTCTGCATCGTTGGCTCTGGAAATTG GGGTTCTGCCATTGCCAAGATAGTGGGTGCCAATGCTGCTCAGAATTCAAAATTTGACAGCACCGTAAAAATGTGGGTGTTTGAGGAGACCGTGAACGGGCGcaaactgactgaaataatCAACACTGAACATGAAAATGTGAAGTACCTTCCTGGGCACAAGCTACCAGCAAATGTG CTGGCCGTCCCAGACCTGGTGGAAGCGTCCAGTGATGCAGACATCATAGTGTTTGTAATCCCACACCAGTTTATTGGGAGAGTGTGTGACACCATGAAAGACAAGATAAAGAGTGACGCGCTGGGGATTTCCCTCATCAAG GGCGTAGACGAGGGGCCGGATGGACTTAAACTCATCTCTGATGTGATCCAGGAGAAGCTCGGTATCACCATGAGTGTGCTGATGGGGGCCAACATTGCCAATGAGGTTGCTGATGAGAAGTTTTGTGAGACCACTATTG GATGTAAGAATAAAAACCACGGTGCTCTCCTGAAGGAACTCATGCAGACCAACAACTTCCGAGTTACTGTAGTAGAGGAGTACGATGTGGTGGAAATCTGTGGAGCCCTGAAG AACATTGTTGCGGTCGGGGCAGGTTTCTGTGACGGTCTGGGCTTCGGGGACAACACGAAGGCAGCGGTGATCAGACTGGGCCTGATGGAGATGATTGCCTTTGCCCGCATTTTCTGCACTGCTGGGCCTGTGTCCTCTGCAACCTTCCTGGAGAGCTGCGGCGTGGCCGACCTTATCACTACCTGCTACGGAGGCCGCAACCGCAAAGTAGctgaggcttttgtgaagacaGGGAAG TCCAttgaggagctggagaaagagatgCTGAACGGTCAGAAGCTTCAGGGaccagcaacagcagctgaggTCTACCTCATCCTCAAGCACAAAAACCTAATTGACAA gTTCCCATTGTTCAATGCAGTGTATCAGATCTGCTACCAGGGCCATCCAGTCACAGAGTTCATAAGCTGTTTGCAGAACCACCCAGAAcacatgtaa